A genome region from Euphorbia lathyris chromosome 4, ddEupLath1.1, whole genome shotgun sequence includes the following:
- the LOC136226036 gene encoding UDP-glycosyltransferase 76B1-like: METHLQKKKSRRVLLFPLPLEGHMNPMLHLAKILFSEGFSITIIHTNFNSLNSSDHPYFTFCSIPEGLSETEATTYDEDIIATVSAMNVRCADPFRDCLANLLLGDPKEPVACLITDAVWDFIGAVAASFKVPWIALPTSNISSSLFCDAYPSVRNKGYMATKDSPSNDAVPELPLLQVEDVPQLQPLCIKDIPEIETRNPDDFFHLIANMFNKPKTSSGMIWNSFEELEQAALLKCHEVFGVPQFVIGPFHKYFQLSSSSSLIAQDKNPIAWLDKQEANSVLYISFGSTGMINETDFLEIA; encoded by the exons ATGGAAACCCATTTGCAGAAGAAGAAATCGCGCAGGGTTCTTCTCTTTCCGTTGCCATTAGAAGGTCACATGAATCCAATGCTTCATTTAGCAAAAATCCTATTCTCAGAAGGTTTCTCAATTACTATAATCCATACCAATTTCAACTCTCTAAACTCATCCGATCATCCTTACTTCACTTTCTGCTCAATCCCTGAAGGTCTTTCGGAAACCGAAGCCACTACATATGATGAAGATATTATAGCTACCGTTTCTGCCATGAATGTTAGATGTGCTGACCCATTTCGTGATTGCTTGGCCAATCTATTGCTAGGTGATCCGAAGGAGCCAGTTGCTTGCTTGATTACAGATGCTGTTTGGGATTTCATCGGAGCTGTTGCTGCTAGTTTTAAGGTCCCCTGGATTGCTCTTCCTACTAGTAATATCTCTTCCTCTCTCTTTTGTGATGCTTATCCATCTGTGCGGAATAAAGGTTATATGGCTACCAAAG ATTCTCCATCAAATGATGCAGTTCCAGAACTTCCACTCCTACAAGTTGAAGATGTGCCACAACTTCAGCCTCTATGTATTAAAGACATCCCAGAAATTGAAACACGAAACCCAGATGATTTCTTCCATTTGATAGCTAACATGTTCAATAAACCTAAGACCTCCTCTGGAATGATTTGGAACTCCTTTGAAGAACTGGAACAAGCTGCACTGCTCAAATGCCATGAGGTATTCGGCGTCCCGCAATTTGTTATAGGACCATTCCACAAGTACTTTCAACTCTCTTCAAGCAGTAGCTTAATAGCACAAGACAAGAATCCCATTGCTTGGTTAGATAAACAAGAGGCGAACTCTGTGCTCTATATAAGCTTTGGCAGCACTGGAATGATAAATGAAactgattttttagaaataGCTTGA
- the LOC136226130 gene encoding 7-deoxyloganetic acid glucosyltransferase-like — protein MEEEPALLHLLPHVVIFPLTVQGHINSMLKLAEILSLAHLKVTFITTLHNYDRLTRFTDFHTRFQKYPDFELKTVPEFLPIDHSLGLRLVDVMESMDLVTKPVFKRIILESSPPVNCIIMDGILAFVSEIANDLRIPFIHFRTISACSFWAYFSVLDIVQAAQLPIKGEEDMDRIITKVPGMEIFLRCRDLPSFCRVNDTQDPNLQILTKETRKSSQAEALILNTFEDLEGPILSQICKECPKIHAIGPLHELLKTKTQESYQSSNSLRQVDRTCITWLNTQPLQSVLYISFGSITMVTKDQLMEFWHGIVSSKKQFLWVIRADSISNMEDIPEQFQEGPKENGYVVKWAPQEEVLAHKAIGGFLTHSGWNSTLESIVAGVPMICWPFFADQQVNSRFVSEVWKLGLDMKDVCDRQIVEKMVNDLMVDRREVFVKEAARMTELARKSVAEGGSSSSNLNHLIQDIRLMCMKSQEN, from the exons atggaggaagagcctgctcttcttcatcttcttcctcatgtAGTAATATTTCCTTTAACAGTCCAAGGCCATATAAACTCCATGCTTAAACTAGCTGAGATTCTAAGCCTTGCTCATCTTAAAGTTACCTTCATTACCACACTTCACAACTATGATCGTCTAACCCGTTTCACAGATTTTCATACCCGTTTTCAGAAATATCCAGATTTTGAACTCAAAACAGTACCTGAATTTCTACCTATAGATCACTCTTTAGGTCTTCGATTAGTAGATGTAATGGAGTCCATGGATTTGGTTACTAAACCAGTTTTCAAAAGGATCATTTTGGAAAGTAGCCCTCCTGTTAACTGCATCATAATGGATGGAATTCTAGCATTTGTTTCTGAGATTGCAAATGACCTCAGAATTCCATTTATTCATTTTCGTACTATAAGTGCTTGTTCTTTCTGGGCTTATTTCTCTGTTCTGGACATTGTTCAAGCTGCCCAACTTCCTATCAAAG GAGAAGAAGACATGGACAGAATCATAACAAAAGTTCCCGGAATGGAAATCTTCCTGAGGTGCAGAGATCTTCCAAGCTTCTGCAGAGTTAATGACACACAAGACCCTAATCTTCAGATTTTAACAAAAGAGACAAGGAAATCATCTCAAGCAGAAGCATTGATTCTAAACACATTTGAAGATTTAGAAGGACCAATTCTATCTCAAATATGCAAGGAATGTCCAAAAATCCATGCCATTGGACCTCTCCATGAGCTCCTAAAGACAAAAACACAAGAATCATACCAATCGTCTAATAGTCTCCGGCAAGTAGACAGAACTTGCATCACATGGTTGAACACTCAACCTTTACAATCAGTACTCTACATAAGCTTCGGAAGCATTACGATGGTTACGAAagatcagctgatggagttttGGCATGGAATTGTTAGCAGCAAGAAACAGTTCCTTTGGGTTATAAGAGCTGATTCCATTTCCAATATGGAAGATATTCCGGAGCAGTTTCAGGAAGGTCCGAAGGAGAATGGATATGTTGTGAAATGGGCACCTCAGGAAGAGGTTTTAGCACATAAAGCAATTGGTGGGTTTTTGACACACAGCGGATGGAACTCAACCTTGGAGAGTATAGTAGCTGGTGTGCCTATGATTTGTTGGCCTTTTTTCGCTGATCAGCAAGTGAATAGCAGATTTGTgagcgaggtttggaagttagGATTGGATATGAAGGACGTTTGTGATAGacaaattgttgaaaaaatggTCAATGATTTAATGGTGGATAGGAGAGAGGTGTTTGTGAAAGAAGCTGCTCGGATGACAGAATTGGCGAGAAAGAGTGTAGCTGAAGGAGGGTCGTCTTCATCTAATCTTAATCATTTGATCCAAGATATCAGGCTAATGTGCATGAAATCACAAGAAAACTGA